ACCAAGTGAGGCCATCATGCCCATCTCAGCAGAGGAGATACGTTGACCGCTACCAAAGACCTCCGCACCGAGCGCAAGATCTTCACCCGCTTGGCGAACATTTTGCCCGGCCTTGATCGAAGCCTCACCAAAGGTGACGCTGTCACTATCTTGTGTCGCTTGTTCGCGCATCACAACCGTGTCAGCGCCTTGCGGCATAGGTGCACCGGTCATGATTTTTACCGCTTGACCTTTCTCTAGCGATTTTTGATAGGCGTGGCCCGCGAACACATCGGCCATAACTTGATAGTGATTGGCTCTGAGATCGTCACTGCGAATCGCGTAGCCATCCATGGCTGAATTTGTATATTGCGGCACGTTGACTGGCGAGATTACCGGCTGCGATAACACGCGTCCGTAACCATCAGCCAAACAGCAAAGTTCTTTCTCTGTCACAACTTCCACTGAAGAGAGAATCTTTTCTTGTCCTTGAGTCACCGATAAAAAAGCAGGAGAGAGCGTATCGCAACTAGCATTGGCGTTGCTTTTGCTTGAAGCAACGCTGTAGCTTTGGATATACGACACCACGAAATCTGCGATCGCCGATAAGTCATTGATGTCCATCTGCGGCAAGTTTGAGTCTGGCACTATGTTATCCGCCGCAATCGCAATGATGTTGCTGTCGTTTGGGTAGAGCCAAGGTTTGCCGACGGCTTCTCGATGAAGTTCAATCTTAGGGAAAGCAATGTTTTTGCAACCTTCGACCAAAATGACGTCCAAGTTATCGCAGTCAAAGCGAGACAGCAGGTACTCGAAACTGGACTCTTGCTCCGGCGTTTCGGTCATCAACGCAAAACGGTTTCTTGATGAAATCAACATCTGACTGGCCCCAGCTTTGCGCAGTCGGTAACTATCTTTGCCTGGTTTATCGACGTCAAAGTTGTGATGCGCATGCTTGAGTACACCGACCCTTAGGCCAACGTCAGTCAGTTTAGGTAACAAGGCTTCGAGTAAGGTGGTTTTTCCAGTACCAGAATAGGCAGCAAAACCCAACAGTGGGATAGGGAGGGAATTGTTCATCAGCTAAGCGTTCCAAATTGGGCCAGTTCTTCAGGGGTGTTGAGATTAACGAAGCACTGTGGTGAGTCACTAAAATCGACGTAGCGTGTGTGGCACTCTTTGTAGAGCAAAATGATCTTGCGATCGCCTCGCTCGAGAAATGCAGTCAGTTTAGGCAATACTCGCTTGTGGTAGAGGGTAAAAACC
The sequence above is drawn from the Vibrio sinaloensis genome and encodes:
- a CDS encoding bifunctional molybdopterin-guanine dinucleotide biosynthesis adaptor protein MobB/molybdopterin molybdotransferase MoeA, whose protein sequence is MNNSLPIPLLGFAAYSGTGKTTLLEALLPKLTDVGLRVGVLKHAHHNFDVDKPGKDSYRLRKAGASQMLISSRNRFALMTETPEQESSFEYLLSRFDCDNLDVILVEGCKNIAFPKIELHREAVGKPWLYPNDSNIIAIAADNIVPDSNLPQMDINDLSAIADFVVSYIQSYSVASSKSNANASCDTLSPAFLSVTQGQEKILSSVEVVTEKELCCLADGYGRVLSQPVISPVNVPQYTNSAMDGYAIRSDDLRANHYQVMADVFAGHAYQKSLEKGQAVKIMTGAPMPQGADTVVMREQATQDSDSVTFGEASIKAGQNVRQAGEDLALGAEVFGSGQRISSAEMGMMASLGLAQCEVYRKLKVAIYSTGDEVQAPGTPQKDHSIYDSNRFTLMGMLQKLGCEIIDLGIIDDDQARMMEALEQASQQADVVITSGGVSVGDADYIKLALDKLGQIDFWRINMRPGRPLAFGHLNRKPFFGLPGNPVAVMVSFINFVEPALRKMQGEMGWQPLKVNATATEELRSRQGRTEFSRGVYQIDAHGQLSVKTTGHQGSGILRSMSEANCLIEISPAIDSVKVGESVTIIPLQGRI